The following coding sequences are from one Streptomyces venezuelae window:
- the trxA gene encoding thioredoxin yields the protein MADLQNVTDASFEEVVLKSDKPVLVDFWAAWCGPCRQIAPSLEAIAKEHGDKIQVVKLNIDENPGTAAKYGVMSIPTLNVYQGGEVAKTIVGAKPKAAIEKDLADFIAE from the coding sequence GCCGACCTGCAGAACGTGACCGACGCCTCCTTCGAGGAGGTCGTCCTCAAGAGCGACAAGCCCGTACTCGTGGACTTCTGGGCTGCCTGGTGCGGCCCGTGCCGGCAGATCGCCCCCTCCCTCGAGGCGATCGCCAAGGAGCACGGGGACAAGATCCAGGTCGTCAAGCTCAACATCGACGAGAACCCCGGCACCGCTGCGAAGTACGGCGTCATGTCGATCCCGACCCTGAACGTCTACCAGGGTGGCGAAGTCGCCAAGACCATCGTCGGCGCCAAGCCGAAGGCCGCCATCGAGAAGGACCTGGCGGACTTCATCGCCGAGTAA